In Ilumatobacter fluminis, the following proteins share a genomic window:
- a CDS encoding M23 family metallopeptidase has product MTRRRARAATAALIAVLSSSFPASHVSADHDGPAADQAAREILEARNRANAAAQAVFDAESTLDTLSIELDQAERDLAETESAVAALRDGLAESAVRQFVGGTGESNPLFTDIASMNAQATAQVYTAAATESELVRVDDYEAALDELEAARDDIERRTAATEQARERHAELMAAAEAEVVRLEQIEAERLQDAEVQHALERRRAEQLDEERRIAAAAAEPDSNQVAAVAAAVPDPPAQDPGSSDSTTASEATAPSSGDGSSDAGGSGSSGGTSGSSGSGSGSSGTSGSSGSGSGSSGGSGSSGSSSGSGSSGSSSGSSGSGVAASGQIVCPVAGPHGFADTWGAPRSGGRVHQGVDMIAAVGVPIVAVEAGRVEYGQISNGALVARHWGASGTYYFYGHFSAFEGTDRYVSKGEVIAYNGATGTHTPHLHFEIHPTRGVPINPYPYVRAVC; this is encoded by the coding sequence ATGACGAGACGTCGCGCCCGGGCTGCGACCGCGGCACTGATCGCAGTGCTCTCGTCGTCGTTCCCGGCGTCGCACGTGTCGGCCGACCACGACGGTCCGGCGGCCGATCAGGCGGCGCGTGAGATCCTCGAGGCCCGCAACCGAGCCAACGCCGCGGCGCAGGCCGTGTTCGACGCCGAGTCGACCCTCGACACGTTGTCGATCGAACTCGACCAGGCCGAGCGAGATCTCGCGGAGACCGAGTCCGCCGTCGCTGCGCTCCGCGACGGTCTTGCCGAGTCGGCGGTCCGCCAGTTCGTCGGCGGCACCGGCGAGTCGAACCCGTTGTTCACCGACATCGCGAGCATGAACGCACAGGCGACCGCGCAGGTGTACACCGCCGCTGCGACCGAGTCGGAGCTCGTCCGGGTCGACGACTACGAGGCGGCGCTCGACGAACTCGAAGCCGCCCGGGACGACATCGAACGACGCACGGCGGCCACGGAGCAGGCACGAGAACGCCACGCCGAGCTCATGGCGGCCGCCGAAGCCGAGGTGGTCCGGTTGGAACAGATCGAGGCGGAGCGGCTGCAGGACGCCGAAGTCCAGCACGCGCTCGAACGTCGGCGCGCCGAACAGCTCGACGAGGAACGTCGGATCGCCGCAGCCGCGGCGGAGCCGGACTCGAACCAGGTCGCCGCCGTCGCCGCCGCCGTCCCCGATCCACCGGCGCAGGATCCGGGGTCGTCCGACTCGACGACCGCCTCGGAGGCGACCGCCCCGTCGAGCGGCGACGGTTCGTCTGACGCCGGAGGTTCCGGCTCGTCGGGGGGCACGTCGGGTTCGTCGGGGAGCGGTTCGGGCTCGTCCGGCACGTCGGGTTCGTCGGGGAGCGGTTCGGGCTCATCCGGCGGTTCGGGTTCGTCCGGCTCGTCGAGCGGGTCGGGTTCGTCGGGGAGCAGCTCCGGGTCGTCGGGATCGGGCGTTGCCGCGTCCGGCCAGATCGTGTGCCCGGTTGCCGGACCGCACGGGTTCGCCGACACCTGGGGTGCCCCTCGTTCGGGCGGTCGAGTGCACCAGGGTGTCGACATGATCGCGGCGGTCGGCGTGCCGATCGTCGCCGTCGAGGCGGGCCGTGTCGAGTACGGGCAGATCAGCAACGGCGCTCTCGTCGCTCGGCACTGGGGCGCGTCGGGCACGTACTACTTCTATGGTCACTTCTCGGCGTTCGAGGGAACCGACCGGTATGTGAGCAAGGGTGAGGTCATCGCCTACAACGGTGCGACCGGTACCCACACGCCGCACCTGCACTTCGAGATCCACCCGACTCGCGGCGTGCCGATCAACCCGTACCCATACGTGCGCGCCGTCTGCTGA
- a CDS encoding ATP-binding protein translates to MSGVATVQANREPEAARTEFPTRRALRLDRRDEVAKRARRAVQEHCEGRVDDDVNDQARLVASELVTNAFEHCTSGIVTLDVSIAGEAVVLTVTSPGSNDTRGIPPVNAWRVSPPTYPSGRGLGMIRRIADEVIVDAGSGPDGRHWQVVSVRLTPESVGQRPR, encoded by the coding sequence ATGAGTGGGGTGGCAACCGTGCAGGCGAACCGAGAACCCGAGGCGGCCCGGACGGAGTTCCCGACACGGCGCGCCCTCCGCCTCGACCGCCGCGACGAAGTGGCCAAGCGTGCGCGTCGTGCCGTCCAGGAGCATTGCGAGGGCCGGGTCGACGACGACGTGAACGACCAGGCTCGCCTCGTGGCGTCCGAACTGGTCACCAACGCCTTCGAGCACTGCACCTCCGGCATCGTCACGCTCGACGTCAGCATCGCCGGCGAGGCGGTCGTGCTGACGGTGACGTCACCCGGCTCGAACGACACTCGTGGGATCCCGCCGGTCAACGCCTGGCGCGTGTCACCGCCGACGTACCCGTCCGGCCGCGGGCTGGGCATGATCCGACGCATCGCCGACGAGGTGATCGTCGACGCCGGATCGGGTCCCGACGGCCGCCACTGGCAGGTCGTCAGTGTTCGGCTGACGCCCGAGTCGGTCGGTCAGCGCCCGCGATAA